AATTGTGGCAATACCATACCCGCCGCCACGACGACGCAGTTCGTAAATAAGTGTCATAAGGATCCGTGCACCGGATGCGCCGATTGGGTGACCAAAGGCTACAGCACCACCGTTAACGTTAACTTTATCAAAATCCCAGCCGGTAATTTTGCCGCTTACTAAAGGAACTGCGGCAAAAGCTTCGTTGTTTTCAATTAAATCAATTTGGTCAATGGTCATACCAACCTTTTGTAAGAGCTTGTTTGTGGAAAGTCCCGGAACGGTAGCAATATAAGGAGCATCCGCGGAAACTTCTGCGTGGCCCAAAATTGTTGCCAGCGGCTTTAGGCCCAGTTCTTTTGCTTTTTCCTTGGACATTACAACTACCGCTGCGGCACCGTCGTTAACACTTGGTGCGTTACCGGCGGTAATGGGGCCGTTGGGATCGAAAACCGGAGGCAGCTTAGCCAGAGTTTCATAAGTAGTTTCCGGACGCGGGCCTTCATCCGTATCTATTATTTTAGGTTCGCCCTTCTTTTGTGGAACGCTGACAGGAACAATTTCGTCTACAAGTTTACCTGCTTTAATTGCCTCACCGGCGCGCTGCTGACTTCGAGCAGCCCATCTGTCCATGTCTTCGCGGGTAATTCCGTATTCAGCAGCTACTCCTCCGCCGTGCATAGCCATATGAACATTATAAAAAGCACACCACAGGCCATCATGAACCATTAGGTCAATAACTTTAAAATCCCCCATTCTGGCACCCCAGCGGGTTTTAGGGAGAAAATACGGGGCTTGACTCATGCTTTCCATACCACCGGCAACTAAGATGTCTGCATCACCTGCCCGAATCATTTGATCAGCCATAGCAATGCTAATAATACCGGAGGAACAAACTTTATTTACAGTTATCGAAGGAACTTCCCATGGTAGTCCAGCTGCTCTGGTAGCTTGACGGGAAGGAATTTGTCCCACGCCTCCTTGTAAAACCTGCCCCATGATAACTTTGTCAATAGCTGTACCGTCTATACCTGCTCTTTTTACAGCTTCAGCTATTGCAATTCCACCTAATTTAGTCGATTTTAAATCTTTTAATCCCCCGCCAAATTTGCCAAACGGTGTTCTGGCTGCACTGACGATTACTGTTTCTCGCATTTAATATCGTCTCCTTTCTTTATATTGAAGTTATTGCTGCCGGTCAGTGTTAAATGGTATGTTCACTTTGGCAGTCTATTTAAAACGAAAATGAAGGGGGAGCAATTAATGGTTACAATTATAAAAAGCAATTATTGTACCAAAATCAAAAGTTTCTGAAAAATTATTAAATTTACTTGTATTTCTGGAAGTTATAGCAGTTTAAAGCGGGAGAACAGTAAATTATAGTATACATAAAGATACCTAATAGATGTAGCGTAGTGTATAGGGAAAGATAGCTAAAAAAGTCTAAATTAATGTTTTAGTGGTGTTATTGATTTGGGATTACCAGAAACAACATGTAAATAAAAGATGACAGCGTAGATAAAAAAGTTTAATCTAGATAATATATTTATGTATAATATATTTTATATGGAAGGAATCAAATAGCTAAGTCTCGAAAATAACAGAATTGAGTAAAAATTATTTTTAAGGGGGGACATTATGACCGCGCTTATTAATCTCGTCCCGGCCCATGATAAGGCGAAGGAAGTATTTAATAAAGGTGTGGCTGAAGAGATGGCTTTTAAAGCCGGTGTTAGTTATGATGCGCATAGCAAAAAGATACTGGTTCCGTTTTTAGGGCAAAACTATTTAGTAAGTTATCCTGAGGGAGAGGTGTATAATAGCAATTCGGATAAAGATATTCCTATTGAGGTGAAAATATTAATACTTCATTATCTTTCCGGGGCCAGTGGAGTGCCTTTAGCCAATAGATTAATATCTTTTAAAGAATTACCGGATGGATTTATTTATGTGGTTCCTTTTACTAACCGTGCCATTAGGCCGTTAGTCGGAGTTTTTGGAAATAA
The sequence above is a segment of the Desulfolucanica intricata genome. Coding sequences within it:
- a CDS encoding acetyl-CoA C-acetyltransferase, which gives rise to MRETVIVSAARTPFGKFGGGLKDLKSTKLGGIAIAEAVKRAGIDGTAIDKVIMGQVLQGGVGQIPSRQATRAAGLPWEVPSITVNKVCSSGIISIAMADQMIRAGDADILVAGGMESMSQAPYFLPKTRWGARMGDFKVIDLMVHDGLWCAFYNVHMAMHGGGVAAEYGITREDMDRWAARSQQRAGEAIKAGKLVDEIVPVSVPQKKGEPKIIDTDEGPRPETTYETLAKLPPVFDPNGPITAGNAPSVNDGAAAVVVMSKEKAKELGLKPLATILGHAEVSADAPYIATVPGLSTNKLLQKVGMTIDQIDLIENNEAFAAVPLVSGKITGWDFDKVNVNGGAVAFGHPIGASGARILMTLIYELRRRGGGYGIATICSGAAQGDAMLVKVE
- a CDS encoding DUF3786 domain-containing protein yields the protein MTALINLVPAHDKAKEVFNKGVAEEMAFKAGVSYDAHSKKILVPFLGQNYLVSYPEGEVYNSNSDKDIPIEVKILILHYLSGASGVPLANRLISFKELPDGFIYVVPFTNRAIRPLVGVFGNNPEKMIAAGEKLGGKKVNLGDVGITIPVFPRVPITFVLWLADDEFPANGNVLFDATAAKYLATEDYAYLPAIVIGEMKKLAG